Proteins from a single region of Candidatus Binatia bacterium:
- a CDS encoding twin-arginine translocation signal domain-containing protein, whose amino-acid sequence MNRRGFLAASTVIAASGATPGEVVPGGTHLVERRADFDAAAFGRAVGRPAQIRQLYEAVAFRPAVLNNVKNSFNGLQFGFGYSPSTIAVALAAHGPSAVYGYGDELWGKYRLGEFFKLTDATGNPIVSNVFVVKRAVIDAAADPDDPAGMYQDTSLEMLQHRGLVVLICHTAVEEQARGLVKGGFAPAGASANDVADELLTHLIPGAVVVPAMVATIAVLQAKYRYTYLSPEL is encoded by the coding sequence ATGAATCGCAGGGGATTCCTCGCCGCGTCGACCGTGATCGCGGCCTCGGGCGCCACGCCGGGTGAGGTCGTCCCGGGCGGGACCCACCTGGTCGAGCGCCGCGCGGATTTTGACGCCGCGGCGTTCGGGCGCGCCGTCGGGCGGCCGGCGCAGATACGCCAGCTCTACGAGGCCGTCGCGTTTCGGCCGGCGGTGCTCAACAACGTCAAGAACTCTTTCAATGGTTTGCAGTTCGGCTTCGGCTACTCGCCCAGCACGATCGCCGTCGCGCTCGCCGCGCACGGTCCGTCGGCGGTCTATGGCTACGGAGACGAGCTCTGGGGCAAGTATCGTCTGGGCGAGTTCTTCAAGCTCACTGACGCGACCGGAAATCCGATCGTTTCGAACGTCTTTGTCGTCAAGCGCGCTGTCATCGATGCGGCCGCGGATCCCGACGATCCCGCCGGCATGTATCAAGACACCTCCCTCGAGATGCTGCAGCATCGCGGTCTCGTCGTCCTTATCTGTCACACTGCGGTCGAGGAGCAGGCGCGTGGGCTCGTCAAGGGCGGCTTCGCGCCGGCGGGCGCGAGCGCGAACGACGTGGCCGACGAGCTGCTGACGCATCTGATCCCCGGCGCGGTCGTCGTTCCCGCGATGGTCGCGACGATCGCCGTGCTTCAGGCGAAGTATCGCTACACCTACCTATCGCCGGAGCTCTGA
- a CDS encoding c-type cytochrome, translated as MHARAAFAGVAMALAIAGCSSQQSAPAPYDPRDLPPGPVGRSISYGYSLITETHRLMRDYVHADLTCANCHIAAGMLPRGGSFVGTYARFPQWNRRAHRVIALQDRITECFLYSMNGKAPAYDSKPMIAIVAYIAWLSRGTPIGAKETASDSYIVPLPSASPDVARGKALYRTSCEECHQADGGGVGSVYPPLWGVRSFNQGAGMAHIDRMTGFVRYNMPQNAPGSLTLEQAYDVAAFVLSHPRPRFHRNALVTTPSLPAKYF; from the coding sequence ATGCACGCGAGAGCCGCGTTCGCCGGCGTCGCGATGGCGCTCGCGATCGCGGGATGTTCGTCGCAACAATCCGCGCCGGCGCCGTACGATCCGCGCGACCTGCCTCCTGGACCCGTCGGGCGATCGATCTCGTACGGCTACTCGCTGATCACCGAAACGCACCGGCTGATGCGCGACTACGTGCACGCCGATCTCACCTGCGCCAATTGCCATATCGCCGCGGGAATGCTGCCGCGGGGCGGCAGTTTCGTGGGAACGTACGCGCGCTTTCCGCAGTGGAATCGGCGCGCGCATCGGGTGATCGCGCTGCAGGACCGGATCACCGAGTGCTTCCTCTACAGCATGAACGGCAAGGCGCCCGCCTACGACAGCAAACCCATGATCGCGATCGTCGCCTACATCGCGTGGCTCTCGCGCGGCACGCCGATCGGCGCAAAAGAGACGGCGTCCGACTCTTATATCGTGCCGCTACCCAGCGCCTCGCCCGACGTTGCGCGCGGCAAGGCGCTGTACCGCACGAGCTGTGAAGAATGCCACCAGGCCGACGGCGGCGGCGTCGGCTCGGTCTATCCGCCACTCTGGGGCGTGCGCTCGTTCAACCAAGGGGCCGGCATGGCGCACATCGACCGCATGACCGGCTTCGTGCGCTACAACATGCCGCAAAATGCGCCCGGCTCGCTCACGCTCGAACAGGCCTACGACGTCGCGGCGTTCGTGCTGAGCCACCCGCGCCCACGCTTTCACCGCAACGCGCTCGTAACAACGCCCTCCCTCCCGGCAAAGTATTTTTAG